The following proteins are co-located in the Halictus rubicundus isolate RS-2024b chromosome 1, iyHalRubi1_principal, whole genome shotgun sequence genome:
- the LOC143356925 gene encoding uncharacterized protein LOC143356925 isoform X3 — MASTDLSIEDSGEFVRRSLRKQSNIVIAEHETSVVAEPTRLSKEMELHARCSSRSKHRKNKVKHRKDKRKKKRHLKTVNTVIPVEPAEPLPMDTISGDEEQLPEKEDNTRLPQKHKDMSNAENSICISARGDETVVSKTEHVGSIEYIDNISTNKNILYSNVRDVDAKNIGSINETNETSNSNSSTILPAVKSNFTESATFVDRVLDTLDASSDIALEKIERDKNVPDINTFDCISDGENEIQGNAAADMVASNVNITETDETDIRKLKKRRKRLKYDTYEEEDENTKGDSSEDFVEDSVQKHKRKRHKHTSEHRNRKYHDVRKAPQDGIIVQDNKDTRPVMDDDAPSVIAMSKPQSEANLDHLMSEPQRLAIKIKLCQECNNRHLQDACPLTTPQYTISDSISLDDWLNKHRENAEILKAMKCDDPMSDGYGQTADDNIESDEDSSSTDHCKTKVKTQKEEKRLIVDNDRPLYARDSLPDCFELRIANSDHGLGIYAKSSVPMHVKLGPLVGRPVREMDIPDDFSMRHIWEIDNNGKTCYISTTNPLRSNWIRYIRPAETKEERSVAVITKRGELHLVTTQNIVSGMELTYWADSQSSAWTRKNKVDKTNCGGCNLNFTHPIYYRLHCCIFHDTNYSLTIRKYHCKVCGAAVLGKDNIMKHAAELHAGRGAYQCQYCKKFFLRLNYLEMHRTYGCSQNPQRSRPLCDFCGRKFCQPQKLKVHIKRMHSDMSEVLREFQCKLCLKLLGSRAALQRHMKEVHHKDVIGAATCDRCGKMFQNKSNLKIHMLTHSGVKPFKCKENGCKAAFTTKQCLQFHYKKVHGLTEEMMPKIERSVAYTFDAYSGGLVEDVGRGKTPRPSRKVQQDNNNSLMSLEKEMFEDNLKVETSSNSTHSNIIEFGTNHLAGNYKVEHNSRVLISPPSSSSPSPSPLASQLQSQPPPPPPPPPPPPPQPSPPQLSPPQLSPPQLSPPQPPPPQAPPPQSLPPPLMVTALESTMENVRIECTDVYGVSRLQSKGSKKWLGEFNPSNTLNINPTAIPRFSTSGVVVGNAYEFEDVRKEIDEKSGRIQNVMENNKLGLNVVYRRTESANASLLVEAALDAAERDIGAVSSPILEDNDRDTNLYSISSQLQSPLPQRSPSHLDSYIQQQEELISPAPTPDSRNTPPTHLHVDYQLHRSIDYIGTPRAHNIDQYLHHEDMPRVSSPNNYIHIQQDNLVSPSATPNSRYPDVHHHHHHHHHHHHHPVSTDNLSSDEGDSVVQNLSLPVKEKTMQLDLSTSYKYDAIDETFPRERSSFEPLVLNGGELQGLDMTSRGFHHGFSVQIQNTARYHHHHLYEITERQTVDLSRTGTYSISPPPLSSSSQSAVAASVTVAGPPPPSPSGSSAGMVPPPLSQSELSSQPPPPTSLTPVSVSVSISESVSVSSASTSASSSLALASVSVSTAPHSPPVPPSPPPPPPPPLSQPQSQPQSQHQPPPPPPPPYPHNDILRVVSLDLTPGGRHTVDLALSRAHHLHGSGARVITSPQSTGSGSQHVLTDPVDGRMLSSPPPPSPLSGYNPGYPVSPTPYHPPRPAYHHYSGYY; from the exons ATGGCCTCGACTGATTTATCGATAGAAGATTCAGGAGAATTTGTCCGACGGAGCTTGAGAAAACAAAGCAACATTGTCATTGCTGAACATGAAACTTCTGTGGTCGCGGAACCAACCAGATTATCCAAAGAGATGGAATTACATGCTAGATGTAGTTCAAGATCCAAACACCGCAAGAATAAAGTTAAACATCGTAAAGATAAACGTAAAAAGAAACGTCATTTGAAAACAGTTAACACTGTTATACCTGTAGAGCCTGCAGAACCCCTGCCAATGGACACTATATCAGGGGACGAGGAACAACTTCCTGAAAAGGAAGATAATACTAGACTACCACAGAAACACAAAGACATGTCAAACGCAGAAAATAGTATTTGCATTTCCGCTAGGGGAGATGAAACTGTTGTATCAAAGACTGAACATGTaggtagcatagaatatataGATAACATTAGCACGAACAAAAATATACTTTATTCCAATGTCAGAGATGTCGATGCGAAGAATATTGGTTCTATTAATGAGACAAATGAAACATCAAATTCGAATAGTTCAACGATATTGCCTGCTGTTAAAAGTAATTTCACTGAATCTGCAACATTCGTGGACAGAGTTCTAGACACGTTGGATGCAAGTTCCGATATAGCACTTGAAAAGATAGAAAGAGACAAAAATGTTCCAGATATTAATACTTTTGATTGCATAAGTGATGGCGAGAATGAAATACAGGGCAATGCGGCTGCTGACATGGTTGCGTCAAATGTAAATATTACAGAGACGGACGAAACAGACATTcgcaaattgaaaaaaagacGAAAGCGATTGAAATACGATACCTACGAGGAAGAAGATGAAAATACTAAGGGAGATTCATCGGAAGATTTTGTAGAGGACTCTGTGCAGAAGCACAAACGGAAAAGGCACAAACATACCAGCGAGCATCGGAATCGCAAATATCACGATGTTCGGAAAGCACCGCAAGATGGAATAATCGTGCAAGATAACAAAGACACTCGTCCGGTCATGGACGATGATGCACCGTCGGTCATTGCAATGTCGAAACCGCAAAGCGAGGCAAACTTGGATCATTTAATGTCAGAGCCACAGAGATTAGCTATCAAGATAAAACTTTGTCAGGAATGCAATAATCGTCACTTGCAAGACGCTTGTCCATTGACAACGCCGCAGTACACGATTTCAGATTCAATATCGCTCGACGATTGGTTAAACAAGCATAGAGAAAACGCGGAAATATTGAAAGCTATGAAGTGTGACGATCCTATGTCCGATGGATATGGGCAAACGGCGGATGATAATATCGAATCGGACGAGGATTCATCCTCGACAGATCATTGTAAAACAAAAGTGAAAACTCAGAAGGAGGAGAAACGATTGATCGTAGACAACGATCGACCATTGTATGCCAGAGACTCGTTGCCCGATTGTTTTGAATTAAGGATTGCCAATTCGGACCACGGACTCGGAATATATGCGAAAAGTTCTGTCCCAATGCACGTGAAACTGGGTCCCCTCGTAGGAAGGCCAGTCAGAGAAATGGACATCCCCGACGATTTTTCTATGCGGCATATCTGGGAG aTAGATAACAATGGTAAAACTTGCTACATTAGTACTACCAATCCACTACGAAGTAATTGGATCCGTTACATTAGACCAGCGGAAACAAAGGAAGAAAGGAGCGTGGCCGTGATTACAAAGCGAGGAGAATTGCACCTGGTTACTACCCAAAATATTGTATCAGGAATGGAGCTAACATATTGGGCGGATTCACAATCTTCAGCTTGGACAAGAAAAAATAAAGTAGACAAAACGA ATTGCGGAGGTTGTAACTTGAATTTCACCCATCCGATATATTATCGTTTGCATTGTTGTATCTTCCATGATACAAACTACAGTTTGACGATAAGAAAATATCATTGCAAG GTATGCGGAGCTGCTGTTTTAGGTAAAGACAACATCATGAAACACGCGGCAGAACTGCACGCGGGTCGAGGAGCATATCAATGTCAGTACTGTAAAAAGTTCTTCTTACGTTTGAATTACCTTGAGATGCATCGAACGTACGGATGCTCGCAAAATCCTCAACGTTCGAGGCCGTTGTGCGATTtttgtggacgtaaattttgTCAGCCGCAAAAGCTTAAAGTACACATCAAGCGAATGCATAGTG ACATGTCCGAGGTCCTCCGCGAGTTTCAGTGTAAACTTTGTTTAAAACTCTTGGGATCTCGTGCCGCTCTTCAGCGTCATATGAAAGAAGTCCATCACAAGGACGTGATTGGTGCTGCGACTTGCGATAGGTGCGGGAAAATGTTTCAAAACAAGAGTAACTTGAAGATACACATGTTAACGCACAGCGGCGTAAAACCATTCAA GTGTAAAGAAAACGGCTGCAAAGCCGCTTTTACTACGAAACAGTGCTTACAATTTCATTACAAGAAAGTACACGGTCTCACAGAGGAGATGATGCCAAAGATCGAACGATCCGTCGCGTATACTTTCGACGCGTACAGCGGTGGGCTCGTGGAAGACGTTGGCCGCGGCAAGACTCCTCGACCCAGCAGAAAAGTCCAG CAGGACAACAACAATAGTCTGATGTCGTTGGAGAAGGAAATGTTCGAAGACAATTTGAAGGTTGAAACATCAAGTAATTCTACGCACTCGAACATAATCGAGTTTGGAACGAATCATCTTGCAGGCAACTACAAAGTGGAACATAATTCGCGAGTTTTAATATcgccaccgtcgtcgtcgtcaccgtcGCCGTCACCGTTGGCGTCGCAGCTGCAATCACagcccccgccgccgccgccgccaccaccgccaccaccaccgcAACCATCGCCGCCGCAACTATCACCGCCGCAACTATCACCGCCGCAACTATCACCGCCGCAACCACCACCGCCCCAAGCACCACCGCCACAATCACTACCACCGCCATTAATGGTAACGGCCCTAGAATCGACGATGGAAAATGTTCGTATAGAGTGTACAGATGTGTACGGTGTTTCGCGACTACAGAGCAAGGGCAGTAAAAAGTGGCTAGGCGAATTCAATCCTTCGAATACGTTGAACATAAACCCGACGGCGATTCCGCGTTTCTCGACATCGGGCGTCGTTGTCGGAAACGCTTACGAGTTCGAGGATGTCAGAAAGGAAATTGACGAGAAAAGTGGGAGAATCCAGAATGTTATGGAGAACAATAAGCTGGGGCTGAACGTCGTTTATAGAAGAACCGAAAGCGCGAATGCCAGTTTGCTGGTCGAAGCTGCCCTTGACGCTGCTGAAAGGGATATAGGAGCCGTATCTAGTCCAATATTAGAAGACAACGATCGCGATACCAATCTTTATTCGATCTCCAGTCAGCTGCAGTCTCCCTTACCTCAAAGATCACCGAGTCATTTGGATTCTTATATTCAGCAACAGGAGGAACTGATATCTCCTGCACCTACACCGGACAGTCGGAATACCCCACCTACTCATTTGCACGTCGACTATCAGCtccatcgatcgatcgattacaTTGGAACACCGAGAGCCCACAACATTGATCAGTACTTGCATCACGAGGATATGCCGCGCGTTTCTTCCCCGAACAATTATATCCATATTCAGCAGGATAATTTAGTATCACCGTCGGCAACGCCGAATTCACGATATCCAGATgtccatcatcatcatcatcaccaccaccaccaccatcatcaTCCAGTATCCACCGACAATTTGTCTAGCGACGAGGGTGACTCTGTGGTGCAAAACCTCAGCCTCCCCGTCAAAGAGAAAACGATGCAACTGGATCTGTCGACATCCTACAAATACGATGCCATCGACGAGACCTTTCCTAGGGAAAGATCGAGTTTCGAGCCTCTTGTTCTGAATGGCGGTGAACTTCAAGGTTTGGACATGACTTCGAGGGGGTTTCATCACGGTTTTAGCGTACAGATACAAAACACAGCAcgttatcatcatcatcatttgTACGAAATTACGGAAAGACAAACCGTCGATCTCAGCAGAACAGGAACATATTCGATTTCACCGCcgcctctctcttcctcttctcaATCGGCCGTCGCAGCGTCTGTAACGGTAGCCGGCCCACCGCCTCCCTCACCTTCCGGTTCCTCGGCCGGCATGGTTCCTCCGCCGCTGTCGCAATCGGAACTGTCGTCTCAACCACCGCCACCGACTTCTTTAACACCGGTATCGGTATCGGTATCGATATCGGAATCGGTATCGGTATCATCGGCGTCGACATCGGCATCTTCATCGTTAGCTTTGGCATCCGTATCGGTTTCCACAGCACCACATTCGCCTCCAGTTCCACCGTcaccgccaccaccaccgccgccgcctctgTCTCAGCCTCAGTCTCAGCCTCAATCTCAGCatcagccgccgccgccaccaccaccgccgTATCCTCATAACGATATATTGAGAGTGGTAAGTTTAGATCTTACTCCTGGCGGCAGGCACACCGTCGATCTCGCCTTGTCGAGAGCTCATCATCTGCACGGATCCGGAGCTCGCGTTATTACGAGTCCTCAATCGACCGGCTCCGGTAGTCAGCATGTTCTAACTGACCCAGTGGATGGTCGAATGTTGTCTTCcccaccaccaccgtcaccTTTATCGGGATATAATCCGGGTTATCCTGTGAGCCCAACACCGTATCATCCACCTAGGCCAGCGTACCATCATTACTCTGGCTATTATTGA
- the LOC143356925 gene encoding uncharacterized protein LOC143356925 isoform X2, which translates to MPKKNTRYARELGLTRSSHYRTNNSGVVPEQETKHFRSVRIGLTNGKRWLSLKKRLGLSTDEDVAVYLLDLAESTSRHGSKWNGEEERETNAIKKNKTQMASTDLSIEDSGEFVRRSLRKQSNIVIAEHETSVVAEPTRLSKEMELHARCSSRSKHRKNKVKHRKDKRKKKRHLKTVNTVIPVEPAEPLPMDTISGDEEQLPEKEDNTRLPQKHKDMSNAENSICISARGDETVVSKTEHVGSIEYIDNISTNKNILYSNVRDVDAKNIGSINETNETSNSNSSTILPAVKSNFTESATFVDRVLDTLDASSDIALEKIERDKNVPDINTFDCISDGENEIQGNAAADMVASNVNITETDETDIRKLKKRRKRLKYDTYEEEDENTKGDSSEDFVEDSVQKHKRKRHKHTSEHRNRKYHDVRKAPQDGIIVQDNKDTRPVMDDDAPSVIAMSKPQSEANLDHLMSEPQRLAIKIKLCQECNNRHLQDACPLTTPQYTISDSISLDDWLNKHRENAEILKAMKCDDPMSDGYGQTADDNIESDEDSSSTDHCKTKVKTQKEEKRLIVDNDRPLYARDSLPDCFELRIANSDHGLGIYAKSSVPMHVKLGPLVGRPVREMDIPDDFSMRHIWEIDNNGKTCYISTTNPLRSNWIRYIRPAETKEERSVAVITKRGELHLVTTQNIVSGMELTYWADSQSSAWTRKNKVDKTNCGGCNLNFTHPIYYRLHCCIFHDTNYSLTIRKYHCKVCGAAVLGKDNIMKHAAELHAGRGAYQCQYCKKFFLRLNYLEMHRTYGCSQNPQRSRPLCDFCGRKFCQPQKLKVHIKRMHSDMSEVLREFQCKLCLKLLGSRAALQRHMKEVHHKDVIGAATCDRCGKMFQNKSNLKIHMLTHSGVKPFKCKENGCKAAFTTKQCLQFHYKKVHGLTEEMMPKIERSVAYTFDAYSGGLVEDVGRGKTPRPSRKQDNNNSLMSLEKEMFEDNLKVETSSNSTHSNIIEFGTNHLAGNYKVEHNSRVLISPPSSSSPSPSPLASQLQSQPPPPPPPPPPPPPQPSPPQLSPPQLSPPQLSPPQPPPPQAPPPQSLPPPLMVTALESTMENVRIECTDVYGVSRLQSKGSKKWLGEFNPSNTLNINPTAIPRFSTSGVVVGNAYEFEDVRKEIDEKSGRIQNVMENNKLGLNVVYRRTESANASLLVEAALDAAERDIGAVSSPILEDNDRDTNLYSISSQLQSPLPQRSPSHLDSYIQQQEELISPAPTPDSRNTPPTHLHVDYQLHRSIDYIGTPRAHNIDQYLHHEDMPRVSSPNNYIHIQQDNLVSPSATPNSRYPDVHHHHHHHHHHHHHPVSTDNLSSDEGDSVVQNLSLPVKEKTMQLDLSTSYKYDAIDETFPRERSSFEPLVLNGGELQGLDMTSRGFHHGFSVQIQNTARYHHHHLYEITERQTVDLSRTGTYSISPPPLSSSSQSAVAASVTVAGPPPPSPSGSSAGMVPPPLSQSELSSQPPPPTSLTPVSVSVSISESVSVSSASTSASSSLALASVSVSTAPHSPPVPPSPPPPPPPPLSQPQSQPQSQHQPPPPPPPPYPHNDILRVVSLDLTPGGRHTVDLALSRAHHLHGSGARVITSPQSTGSGSQHVLTDPVDGRMLSSPPPPSPLSGYNPGYPVSPTPYHPPRPAYHHYSGYY; encoded by the exons ATGCCGAAGAAAAATACGAGGTATGCAAGAGAGTTGGGGTTAACGAGAAGTTCTCATTATCGAACCAATAATTCTGGCGTCGTGCCGGAACaggaaacgaaacattttcgcAGCGTTCGTATCGGTCTTACCAATGGCAAACGTTGGCTGTCTCTTAAAAAACGCCTGGGTCTGTCAACAGATGAAGATGTTGCTGTTTATTTGCTCGATCTGGCAGAGTCTACCTCCAG ACACGGCAGCAAATGGAatggagaagaagagagagagactaATGCAATTAAGAAAAACAAAACGCAAATGGCCTCGACTGATTTATCGATAGAAGATTCAGGAGAATTTGTCCGACGGAGCTTGAGAAAACAAAGCAACATTGTCATTGCTGAACATGAAACTTCTGTGGTCGCGGAACCAACCAGATTATCCAAAGAGATGGAATTACATGCTAGATGTAGTTCAAGATCCAAACACCGCAAGAATAAAGTTAAACATCGTAAAGATAAACGTAAAAAGAAACGTCATTTGAAAACAGTTAACACTGTTATACCTGTAGAGCCTGCAGAACCCCTGCCAATGGACACTATATCAGGGGACGAGGAACAACTTCCTGAAAAGGAAGATAATACTAGACTACCACAGAAACACAAAGACATGTCAAACGCAGAAAATAGTATTTGCATTTCCGCTAGGGGAGATGAAACTGTTGTATCAAAGACTGAACATGTaggtagcatagaatatataGATAACATTAGCACGAACAAAAATATACTTTATTCCAATGTCAGAGATGTCGATGCGAAGAATATTGGTTCTATTAATGAGACAAATGAAACATCAAATTCGAATAGTTCAACGATATTGCCTGCTGTTAAAAGTAATTTCACTGAATCTGCAACATTCGTGGACAGAGTTCTAGACACGTTGGATGCAAGTTCCGATATAGCACTTGAAAAGATAGAAAGAGACAAAAATGTTCCAGATATTAATACTTTTGATTGCATAAGTGATGGCGAGAATGAAATACAGGGCAATGCGGCTGCTGACATGGTTGCGTCAAATGTAAATATTACAGAGACGGACGAAACAGACATTcgcaaattgaaaaaaagacGAAAGCGATTGAAATACGATACCTACGAGGAAGAAGATGAAAATACTAAGGGAGATTCATCGGAAGATTTTGTAGAGGACTCTGTGCAGAAGCACAAACGGAAAAGGCACAAACATACCAGCGAGCATCGGAATCGCAAATATCACGATGTTCGGAAAGCACCGCAAGATGGAATAATCGTGCAAGATAACAAAGACACTCGTCCGGTCATGGACGATGATGCACCGTCGGTCATTGCAATGTCGAAACCGCAAAGCGAGGCAAACTTGGATCATTTAATGTCAGAGCCACAGAGATTAGCTATCAAGATAAAACTTTGTCAGGAATGCAATAATCGTCACTTGCAAGACGCTTGTCCATTGACAACGCCGCAGTACACGATTTCAGATTCAATATCGCTCGACGATTGGTTAAACAAGCATAGAGAAAACGCGGAAATATTGAAAGCTATGAAGTGTGACGATCCTATGTCCGATGGATATGGGCAAACGGCGGATGATAATATCGAATCGGACGAGGATTCATCCTCGACAGATCATTGTAAAACAAAAGTGAAAACTCAGAAGGAGGAGAAACGATTGATCGTAGACAACGATCGACCATTGTATGCCAGAGACTCGTTGCCCGATTGTTTTGAATTAAGGATTGCCAATTCGGACCACGGACTCGGAATATATGCGAAAAGTTCTGTCCCAATGCACGTGAAACTGGGTCCCCTCGTAGGAAGGCCAGTCAGAGAAATGGACATCCCCGACGATTTTTCTATGCGGCATATCTGGGAG aTAGATAACAATGGTAAAACTTGCTACATTAGTACTACCAATCCACTACGAAGTAATTGGATCCGTTACATTAGACCAGCGGAAACAAAGGAAGAAAGGAGCGTGGCCGTGATTACAAAGCGAGGAGAATTGCACCTGGTTACTACCCAAAATATTGTATCAGGAATGGAGCTAACATATTGGGCGGATTCACAATCTTCAGCTTGGACAAGAAAAAATAAAGTAGACAAAACGA ATTGCGGAGGTTGTAACTTGAATTTCACCCATCCGATATATTATCGTTTGCATTGTTGTATCTTCCATGATACAAACTACAGTTTGACGATAAGAAAATATCATTGCAAG GTATGCGGAGCTGCTGTTTTAGGTAAAGACAACATCATGAAACACGCGGCAGAACTGCACGCGGGTCGAGGAGCATATCAATGTCAGTACTGTAAAAAGTTCTTCTTACGTTTGAATTACCTTGAGATGCATCGAACGTACGGATGCTCGCAAAATCCTCAACGTTCGAGGCCGTTGTGCGATTtttgtggacgtaaattttgTCAGCCGCAAAAGCTTAAAGTACACATCAAGCGAATGCATAGTG ACATGTCCGAGGTCCTCCGCGAGTTTCAGTGTAAACTTTGTTTAAAACTCTTGGGATCTCGTGCCGCTCTTCAGCGTCATATGAAAGAAGTCCATCACAAGGACGTGATTGGTGCTGCGACTTGCGATAGGTGCGGGAAAATGTTTCAAAACAAGAGTAACTTGAAGATACACATGTTAACGCACAGCGGCGTAAAACCATTCAA GTGTAAAGAAAACGGCTGCAAAGCCGCTTTTACTACGAAACAGTGCTTACAATTTCATTACAAGAAAGTACACGGTCTCACAGAGGAGATGATGCCAAAGATCGAACGATCCGTCGCGTATACTTTCGACGCGTACAGCGGTGGGCTCGTGGAAGACGTTGGCCGCGGCAAGACTCCTCGACCCAGCAGAAAA CAGGACAACAACAATAGTCTGATGTCGTTGGAGAAGGAAATGTTCGAAGACAATTTGAAGGTTGAAACATCAAGTAATTCTACGCACTCGAACATAATCGAGTTTGGAACGAATCATCTTGCAGGCAACTACAAAGTGGAACATAATTCGCGAGTTTTAATATcgccaccgtcgtcgtcgtcaccgtcGCCGTCACCGTTGGCGTCGCAGCTGCAATCACagcccccgccgccgccgccgccaccaccgccaccaccaccgcAACCATCGCCGCCGCAACTATCACCGCCGCAACTATCACCGCCGCAACTATCACCGCCGCAACCACCACCGCCCCAAGCACCACCGCCACAATCACTACCACCGCCATTAATGGTAACGGCCCTAGAATCGACGATGGAAAATGTTCGTATAGAGTGTACAGATGTGTACGGTGTTTCGCGACTACAGAGCAAGGGCAGTAAAAAGTGGCTAGGCGAATTCAATCCTTCGAATACGTTGAACATAAACCCGACGGCGATTCCGCGTTTCTCGACATCGGGCGTCGTTGTCGGAAACGCTTACGAGTTCGAGGATGTCAGAAAGGAAATTGACGAGAAAAGTGGGAGAATCCAGAATGTTATGGAGAACAATAAGCTGGGGCTGAACGTCGTTTATAGAAGAACCGAAAGCGCGAATGCCAGTTTGCTGGTCGAAGCTGCCCTTGACGCTGCTGAAAGGGATATAGGAGCCGTATCTAGTCCAATATTAGAAGACAACGATCGCGATACCAATCTTTATTCGATCTCCAGTCAGCTGCAGTCTCCCTTACCTCAAAGATCACCGAGTCATTTGGATTCTTATATTCAGCAACAGGAGGAACTGATATCTCCTGCACCTACACCGGACAGTCGGAATACCCCACCTACTCATTTGCACGTCGACTATCAGCtccatcgatcgatcgattacaTTGGAACACCGAGAGCCCACAACATTGATCAGTACTTGCATCACGAGGATATGCCGCGCGTTTCTTCCCCGAACAATTATATCCATATTCAGCAGGATAATTTAGTATCACCGTCGGCAACGCCGAATTCACGATATCCAGATgtccatcatcatcatcatcaccaccaccaccaccatcatcaTCCAGTATCCACCGACAATTTGTCTAGCGACGAGGGTGACTCTGTGGTGCAAAACCTCAGCCTCCCCGTCAAAGAGAAAACGATGCAACTGGATCTGTCGACATCCTACAAATACGATGCCATCGACGAGACCTTTCCTAGGGAAAGATCGAGTTTCGAGCCTCTTGTTCTGAATGGCGGTGAACTTCAAGGTTTGGACATGACTTCGAGGGGGTTTCATCACGGTTTTAGCGTACAGATACAAAACACAGCAcgttatcatcatcatcatttgTACGAAATTACGGAAAGACAAACCGTCGATCTCAGCAGAACAGGAACATATTCGATTTCACCGCcgcctctctcttcctcttctcaATCGGCCGTCGCAGCGTCTGTAACGGTAGCCGGCCCACCGCCTCCCTCACCTTCCGGTTCCTCGGCCGGCATGGTTCCTCCGCCGCTGTCGCAATCGGAACTGTCGTCTCAACCACCGCCACCGACTTCTTTAACACCGGTATCGGTATCGGTATCGATATCGGAATCGGTATCGGTATCATCGGCGTCGACATCGGCATCTTCATCGTTAGCTTTGGCATCCGTATCGGTTTCCACAGCACCACATTCGCCTCCAGTTCCACCGTcaccgccaccaccaccgccgccgcctctgTCTCAGCCTCAGTCTCAGCCTCAATCTCAGCatcagccgccgccgccaccaccaccgccgTATCCTCATAACGATATATTGAGAGTGGTAAGTTTAGATCTTACTCCTGGCGGCAGGCACACCGTCGATCTCGCCTTGTCGAGAGCTCATCATCTGCACGGATCCGGAGCTCGCGTTATTACGAGTCCTCAATCGACCGGCTCCGGTAGTCAGCATGTTCTAACTGACCCAGTGGATGGTCGAATGTTGTCTTCcccaccaccaccgtcaccTTTATCGGGATATAATCCGGGTTATCCTGTGAGCCCAACACCGTATCATCCACCTAGGCCAGCGTACCATCATTACTCTGGCTATTATTGA